The following coding sequences are from one Lolium rigidum isolate FL_2022 chromosome 6, APGP_CSIRO_Lrig_0.1, whole genome shotgun sequence window:
- the LOC124666174 gene encoding two-component response regulator-like APRR7 isoform X3 — MFRHSTTPSSAPSYGDAFMAASFSSVPTQIPRSAAGGYGGYLDGGNANSAFPPFAGASSPPSYSSLPSSYYNNIHRSISSHSLPLQLHQLGDALNGGGGGAFFSSSSLSPHQLSSLPPLSSSPSSSCGDLYEFTSACPVRRVFSTGDLQGMNGSSPVQSGDSCGQDAGGGPFSQKVGRYSAEERKERVERYRLKRHQRNFTKKITYACRKSLADSRPRVKGRFARNGETEAENYDEREASDNSYDYCGYSEPSNQSTGNSCYHGKDMALVGGGDNGEWWWRAPGATVEAEGQRQVGFADVVDEEIWATLGDMLSVNLAS, encoded by the exons ATGTTCCGTCATTCCACCACACCCTCGTCGGCGCCTTCGTATGGCGACGCCTTCATGGCGGCCAGCTTCTCCTCCGTCCCGACGCAGATCCCGCGCTCCGCCGCCGGGGGATATGGTGGATACCTTGACGGCGGCAATGCTAATAGCGCATTCCCTCccttcgccggcgcctcgtctccGCCATCCTACTCATCGCTCCCATCATCATACTACAACAATATCCACAGGAGCATCAGCTCGCACTCGCTCCCGCTCCAGCTCCACCAGCTCGGCGACGCCCtgaacggcggtggcggtggtgcattCTTCTCGTCATCGTCACTATCGCCACACCAGCTGTCATCGCTCCCTCCGCTCTCCTCttctccgtcctcctcctgcgGCGACCTGTACGAGTTCACCTCGGCATGCCCCGTTCGCCGCGTCTTCAGCACGGGTGATCTCCAG GGGATGAATGGATCATCGCCGGTGCAGTCAGGCGACAGCTGCGGCCAAGACGCCGGGGGCGGGCCGTTCTCACAGAAGGTGGGGCGATACAGCGCGGAGGAGAGGAAAGAGAGGGTCGAAAGATACCGCTTGAAGCGCCACCAGAGGAATTTCACCAAGAAGATCACC TACGCGTGCAGGAAGTCACTGGCGGACAGCCGGCCGAGGGTGAAGGGCCGGTTCGCGAGGAACGGCGAGACGGAGGCGGAGAACTACGACGAGCGGGAGGCGTCGGACAACAGCTACGACTACTGCGGTTACAGCGAGCCCAGCAACCAGAGCACCGGGAACAGCTGCTACCACGGCAAggacatggccttggttggcggcGGTGACAATGGTGAATGGTGGTGGCGGGCACCGGGGGCGACCGTGGAGGCGGAGGGGCAGCGGCAGGTCGGCTTTGCCGACGTCGTCGACGAGGAGATTTGGGCAACCCTCGGAGACATGCTGTCCGTGAACCTGGCGTCGTAG
- the LOC124666174 gene encoding uncharacterized protein LOC124666174 isoform X2 gives MFRHSTTPSSAPSYGDAFMAASFSSVPTQIPRSAAGGYGGYLDGGNANSAFPPFAGASSPPSYSSLPSSYYNNIHRSISSHSLPLQLHQLGDALNGGGGGAFFSSSSLSPHQLSSLPPLSSSPSSSCGDLYEFTSACPVRRVFSTGDLQQGMNGSSPVQSGDSCGQDAGGGPFSQKVGRYSAEERKERVERYRLKRHQRNFTKKITYACRKSLADSRPRVKGRFARNGETEAENYDEREASDNSYDYCGYSEPSNQSTGNSCYHGKDMALVGGGDNGEWWWRAPGATVEAEGQRQVGFADVVDEEIWATLGDMLSVNLAS, from the exons ATGTTCCGTCATTCCACCACACCCTCGTCGGCGCCTTCGTATGGCGACGCCTTCATGGCGGCCAGCTTCTCCTCCGTCCCGACGCAGATCCCGCGCTCCGCCGCCGGGGGATATGGTGGATACCTTGACGGCGGCAATGCTAATAGCGCATTCCCTCccttcgccggcgcctcgtctccGCCATCCTACTCATCGCTCCCATCATCATACTACAACAATATCCACAGGAGCATCAGCTCGCACTCGCTCCCGCTCCAGCTCCACCAGCTCGGCGACGCCCtgaacggcggtggcggtggtgcattCTTCTCGTCATCGTCACTATCGCCACACCAGCTGTCATCGCTCCCTCCGCTCTCCTCttctccgtcctcctcctgcgGCGACCTGTACGAGTTCACCTCGGCATGCCCCGTTCGCCGCGTCTTCAGCACGGGTGATCTCCAG CAGGGGATGAATGGATCATCGCCGGTGCAGTCAGGCGACAGCTGCGGCCAAGACGCCGGGGGCGGGCCGTTCTCACAGAAGGTGGGGCGATACAGCGCGGAGGAGAGGAAAGAGAGGGTCGAAAGATACCGCTTGAAGCGCCACCAGAGGAATTTCACCAAGAAGATCACC TACGCGTGCAGGAAGTCACTGGCGGACAGCCGGCCGAGGGTGAAGGGCCGGTTCGCGAGGAACGGCGAGACGGAGGCGGAGAACTACGACGAGCGGGAGGCGTCGGACAACAGCTACGACTACTGCGGTTACAGCGAGCCCAGCAACCAGAGCACCGGGAACAGCTGCTACCACGGCAAggacatggccttggttggcggcGGTGACAATGGTGAATGGTGGTGGCGGGCACCGGGGGCGACCGTGGAGGCGGAGGGGCAGCGGCAGGTCGGCTTTGCCGACGTCGTCGACGAGGAGATTTGGGCAACCCTCGGAGACATGCTGTCCGTGAACCTGGCGTCGTAG
- the LOC124666174 gene encoding uncharacterized protein LOC124666174 isoform X1 yields MFRHSTTPSSAPSYGDAFMAASFSSVPTQIPRSAAGGYGGYLDGGNANSAFPPFAGASSPPSYSSLPSSYYNNIHRSISSHSLPLQLHQLGDALNGGGGGAFFSSSSLSPHQLSSLPPLSSSPSSSCGDLYEFTSACPVRRVFSTGDLQVWPQPGTCPHNCDRIPWRLEADQLVFSDIKQGMNGSSPVQSGDSCGQDAGGGPFSQKVGRYSAEERKERVERYRLKRHQRNFTKKITYACRKSLADSRPRVKGRFARNGETEAENYDEREASDNSYDYCGYSEPSNQSTGNSCYHGKDMALVGGGDNGEWWWRAPGATVEAEGQRQVGFADVVDEEIWATLGDMLSVNLAS; encoded by the exons ATGTTCCGTCATTCCACCACACCCTCGTCGGCGCCTTCGTATGGCGACGCCTTCATGGCGGCCAGCTTCTCCTCCGTCCCGACGCAGATCCCGCGCTCCGCCGCCGGGGGATATGGTGGATACCTTGACGGCGGCAATGCTAATAGCGCATTCCCTCccttcgccggcgcctcgtctccGCCATCCTACTCATCGCTCCCATCATCATACTACAACAATATCCACAGGAGCATCAGCTCGCACTCGCTCCCGCTCCAGCTCCACCAGCTCGGCGACGCCCtgaacggcggtggcggtggtgcattCTTCTCGTCATCGTCACTATCGCCACACCAGCTGTCATCGCTCCCTCCGCTCTCCTCttctccgtcctcctcctgcgGCGACCTGTACGAGTTCACCTCGGCATGCCCCGTTCGCCGCGTCTTCAGCACGGGTGATCTCCAGGTATGGCCACAACCTGGAACCTGTCCGCACAACTGTGATCGGATTCCATGGAGATTGGAAGCTGATCAGCTGGTGTTTTCGGATATAAAGCAGGGGATGAATGGATCATCGCCGGTGCAGTCAGGCGACAGCTGCGGCCAAGACGCCGGGGGCGGGCCGTTCTCACAGAAGGTGGGGCGATACAGCGCGGAGGAGAGGAAAGAGAGGGTCGAAAGATACCGCTTGAAGCGCCACCAGAGGAATTTCACCAAGAAGATCACC TACGCGTGCAGGAAGTCACTGGCGGACAGCCGGCCGAGGGTGAAGGGCCGGTTCGCGAGGAACGGCGAGACGGAGGCGGAGAACTACGACGAGCGGGAGGCGTCGGACAACAGCTACGACTACTGCGGTTACAGCGAGCCCAGCAACCAGAGCACCGGGAACAGCTGCTACCACGGCAAggacatggccttggttggcggcGGTGACAATGGTGAATGGTGGTGGCGGGCACCGGGGGCGACCGTGGAGGCGGAGGGGCAGCGGCAGGTCGGCTTTGCCGACGTCGTCGACGAGGAGATTTGGGCAACCCTCGGAGACATGCTGTCCGTGAACCTGGCGTCGTAG